In Candidatus Defluviilinea proxima, a single genomic region encodes these proteins:
- a CDS encoding tetratricopeptide repeat protein, whose translation MQTLLEVLKGLWGKPWFSEILLILFFASVFLWQTYSRTVKVLRQKIKSKPNDYEAHYQLGDLLTEDEMYEEAEDEFRRAIELNPQDIRAYRSLFWLLDETNRLAEAEEIPRQMIALFPQDGLSYTYLGINLEKQGKNIEAEEMFKKALSLASNSSYIHIYYGRFLAKLHRFDEAENEFQVAVKIDPNETSGHLNLAKLYRSSNRNQNAEDIYKKLISHYPHDERAYAEFWELLKNDNRISDAEIFFKQASLKNTKDIFIKQIIALSLWGQDKFEELEAHAEKLVKLQPDNVYNLLAYGHTLDKLNKDNLAKKICQQAVEKFPHESEAHFFLGQILEKSKEYEEAMVCFKRAFEMEPDNKGFFEYLINFLRKTKNYHDALEHLSVFLKNNPEDFTTLMTIASIKKSTGDTKEIEEYVEKARAYTPKNESYWYNIACLEAILGNNAIAFQNLIQARDENHLDREWAWEDPDLQWIRDDPRFVEIVGPKPEK comes from the coding sequence ATGCAGACATTACTTGAGGTTTTAAAAGGCCTCTGGGGGAAACCCTGGTTCTCTGAGATTTTGCTTATTCTCTTTTTTGCGTCGGTTTTTCTTTGGCAAACATATTCAAGAACGGTAAAAGTTCTACGACAAAAAATTAAATCAAAACCAAACGACTATGAGGCTCATTATCAGCTAGGGGACCTTCTAACCGAAGATGAAATGTATGAAGAAGCCGAAGACGAATTCAGGCGTGCAATTGAACTTAATCCACAAGATATAAGAGCATATCGTTCACTATTCTGGCTTTTGGATGAAACGAATAGATTGGCTGAGGCCGAAGAGATTCCCAGACAAATGATTGCCTTATTCCCACAAGATGGTCTCAGTTACACATATCTGGGAATAAATTTAGAAAAACAAGGCAAAAACATTGAAGCCGAAGAGATGTTCAAGAAAGCTTTATCTCTCGCGTCAAACTCAAGTTATATTCATATCTATTATGGCAGGTTTTTAGCGAAACTACATCGCTTTGATGAAGCCGAAAACGAATTTCAAGTTGCCGTAAAAATCGACCCAAACGAAACAAGCGGTCATCTAAATTTAGCCAAGCTCTATAGATCATCCAATCGCAATCAAAACGCTGAAGATATTTACAAGAAACTTATTTCACATTACCCCCACGACGAAAGAGCCTATGCTGAGTTTTGGGAGTTACTAAAAAACGATAACAGAATTAGCGATGCAGAAATTTTTTTCAAACAAGCATCATTAAAAAACACAAAAGACATTTTTATAAAACAAATTATAGCCTTATCTCTCTGGGGTCAAGATAAGTTTGAAGAACTTGAAGCACATGCTGAAAAATTAGTTAAATTGCAACCTGACAATGTATACAATCTATTAGCCTATGGACACACTTTGGACAAACTAAACAAGGACAATCTTGCTAAAAAAATATGTCAACAGGCTGTCGAAAAATTTCCACATGAATCCGAAGCTCATTTTTTTCTAGGGCAAATTCTCGAAAAATCAAAAGAATATGAAGAAGCAATGGTATGTTTTAAAAGAGCATTTGAAATGGAACCCGACAATAAAGGTTTTTTTGAATACTTAATTAACTTTCTCAGAAAAACTAAAAATTATCATGATGCTTTAGAACATCTTTCTGTATTCCTCAAAAACAATCCCGAAGACTTTACAACTTTAATGACGATTGCTTCAATAAAAAAATCAACGGGTGACACGAAGGAAATCGAAGAATATGTAGAGAAAGCACGTGCTTACACTCCAAAAAATGAGAGCTATTGGTATAACATTGCATGCTTGGAAGCGATTCTTGGAAACAATGCTATAGCATTTCAAAATTTAATCCAAGCGAGAGATGAAAATCACCTAGACAGAGAATGGGCATGGGAAGATCCTGACCTGCAATGGATACGAGATGACCCACGTTTCGTTGAAATTGTCGGCCCAAAGCCTGAAAAATAA
- a CDS encoding nitroreductase family deazaflavin-dependent oxidoreductase, with protein MKNFFVKLFMDVNAFLIRISRGRIGSNLGTQTILLLETTGRKTGQLREVPIAYFFHEGQYLIVASNWGRDNHADWYLNILKNPRAKLTVNGKTLQVTARDTQGDEYARLWDWATKKHPPYLDYQKMTSRHIPIVVFETVA; from the coding sequence ATGAAAAACTTCTTCGTCAAACTCTTTATGGACGTCAACGCCTTCCTCATCCGCATCTCACGCGGACGGATCGGCTCCAACCTCGGCACACAGACCATTCTCCTGCTTGAAACAACGGGTCGCAAAACGGGACAACTGCGTGAGGTCCCGATTGCCTATTTCTTCCACGAAGGGCAGTATCTGATCGTGGCCTCGAACTGGGGCAGGGACAATCACGCGGACTGGTACCTGAACATCCTCAAAAACCCCCGTGCGAAATTAACCGTGAATGGAAAAACGCTTCAAGTGACCGCTCGTGACACGCAGGGGGATGAATACGCTCGTCTGTGGGACTGGGCGACAAAGAAGCATCCTCCGTATTTGGATTATCAGAAGATGACATCGCGCCACATTCCGATTGTGGTGTTTGAAACGGTTGCATAA
- a CDS encoding SulP family inorganic anion transporter yields MPRRSLARLYKDEFSNYSLAKFQQDLLAGLTVAAVALPLALAFGVASGASAAAGLVTAILAGFIMGALTGAPFQISGPTGAMSAVLIVLVQRYGLEGIWVAGLFSGVLLLLIGLLRLGRFIAFIPAPVISGFTSGIALIIFIGQIDNFLGVKTPATDTAAQKLLGYFQGGFAPSFQSLILGLLVIATMLFMPKKWTARFPASLLGIILATLLNWTLNWSAPMIGAIPQTLLLNDRLSFANIPWTNLPEFIAPILTITALGAVESLLCGAVGSNMTGIRLQANQELVAQGIGNMLIPFFGGVPATAAIARSSVGIKSGGQTRLVSIVHAVGLLLSMFLLAPFMSRIPLAALAGVLMVTAVRMNEWDAIKFIFGKRFKTDMIAFTVTMLATVILDLTQAILIGSFLAGAVFLNKLASIDIDVQEIDVERLKQRGIETTGECKHVRVAFLTGPLFFAATGQFNEAFQNLKDTHALILSMRGVSHVDTAGVEAIHRLHERLHKQGGTLMLAGVHENARQMLERADLIKVIGEENFFWSSDQAIVEAEKRGCKFCS; encoded by the coding sequence ATGCCACGTCGTTCACTTGCTCGCCTTTACAAAGACGAGTTCTCAAACTATTCGCTTGCCAAGTTCCAGCAGGATCTATTGGCGGGTCTCACTGTTGCCGCTGTTGCCCTGCCACTGGCCCTCGCGTTCGGGGTTGCTTCGGGTGCGTCCGCGGCGGCGGGGTTGGTCACTGCCATTCTCGCGGGCTTCATCATGGGCGCTCTCACGGGCGCACCGTTCCAGATCAGCGGACCCACAGGCGCCATGTCCGCCGTCCTCATTGTCCTCGTCCAACGCTACGGTCTCGAAGGCATTTGGGTTGCGGGTCTCTTCTCGGGCGTGCTCCTGCTCCTCATCGGTCTCCTGCGCCTCGGTCGCTTCATCGCCTTCATCCCTGCGCCCGTCATCAGCGGCTTCACCTCGGGTATCGCGCTCATCATCTTCATCGGTCAGATCGATAACTTCCTTGGAGTCAAAACTCCCGCCACCGATACTGCCGCTCAAAAACTGCTTGGATATTTTCAAGGCGGATTCGCCCCAAGCTTTCAATCCCTGATCCTCGGGTTACTCGTCATTGCGACGATGCTGTTCATGCCGAAAAAATGGACAGCACGATTCCCCGCTTCGCTCCTCGGCATCATCCTTGCCACGCTTCTCAATTGGACTTTGAACTGGTCTGCCCCAATGATCGGAGCCATCCCGCAAACTCTTCTCCTCAATGACCGCCTGAGCTTTGCCAACATCCCGTGGACAAACCTCCCTGAGTTCATCGCTCCCATCCTGACGATTACTGCACTCGGCGCAGTTGAGTCCTTGCTGTGCGGTGCAGTAGGCTCGAACATGACAGGCATCCGCCTGCAAGCGAATCAAGAACTCGTCGCACAAGGCATCGGCAACATGCTCATCCCGTTCTTCGGCGGAGTCCCTGCCACGGCGGCGATCGCGCGCTCCAGCGTCGGCATCAAATCAGGCGGACAGACCCGCCTCGTAAGCATTGTCCACGCGGTGGGGTTGTTGTTGTCCATGTTCTTGCTCGCGCCCTTCATGAGTCGCATCCCTTTGGCGGCGTTGGCAGGTGTGTTGATGGTGACCGCCGTCCGCATGAACGAATGGGACGCGATCAAGTTCATCTTCGGCAAACGCTTCAAGACCGATATGATCGCTTTCACTGTCACAATGCTGGCAACCGTGATCCTCGATCTGACGCAAGCTATTCTCATCGGTTCGTTCCTCGCGGGTGCAGTCTTTCTTAATAAACTTGCAAGCATTGATATTGATGTTCAGGAGATCGATGTCGAACGCTTAAAGCAACGAGGCATCGAAACAACAGGCGAATGCAAACATGTGAGAGTTGCCTTCCTCACGGGTCCGCTTTTCTTTGCGGCCACAGGTCAATTCAACGAAGCCTTCCAAAATCTAAAGGATACGCATGCGTTGATCCTCTCGATGCGCGGCGTATCGCATGTGGATACCGCTGGTGTCGAAGCTATCCATCGTCTGCACGAACGACTACACAAGCAAGGCGGCACGCTCATGCTTGCAGGAGTCCATGAGAACGCACGGCAAATGCTCGAACGCGCCGACCTCATCAAAGTGATCGGCGAGGAAAACTTTTTCTGGTCCAGTGATCAGGCCATTGTCGAAGCAGAGAAGCGAGGATGTAAGTTTTGTTCATAG